Proteins from one Telopea speciosissima isolate NSW1024214 ecotype Mountain lineage chromosome 1, Tspe_v1, whole genome shotgun sequence genomic window:
- the LOC122650442 gene encoding copper transport protein CCH-like isoform X2: MEGVESFDIDLKEQKVTVKGNVHPDEVLQTVSKTGKKTSFWEAEAKGENVAKPDSAEAVVVNGAKPASVEAVAVKEETPASVETVAVKEEKPASVEAVAVHGEKPASAEAVVVP, encoded by the exons AAG GTGTGGAGTCATTCGACATTGATTTGAAGGAGCAGAAAGTGACAGTGAAGGGAAATGTACATCCTGATGAAGTTTTGCAGACTGTGTCCAAGACAGGAAAAAAGACTTCCTTCTGGGAAGCAGAAGCAAAAGGTGAAAATGTAGCAAAACCTGATTCTGCTGAAGCTGTTGTTGTTAATGGAGCAAAACCTGCTTCTGTTGAAGCTGTTGCTGTTAAAGAAGAAACACCTGCTTCTGTGGAAACTGTTGCtgttaaagaagaaaaacctgCTTCTGTGGAAGCTGTTGCTGTTCATGGAGAAAAACCTGCTTCCGCTGAAGCTGTTGTTGTTCCTTGA